One Drosophila ananassae strain 14024-0371.13 chromosome XR, ASM1763931v2, whole genome shotgun sequence genomic window, actatatcgtatagctgtcatagaacgatcggaaatggcatatctttggtgttttttaagctagaataatgggactttctacggattctattttgggcaatatactttcaaattatataatgcaaaatttcataaggatcagccgactatatcctatagaccTATGTATATCCAAGGGTATATCATAttcggctccgtccgaagtaaacttccctatcttgtttttcttaaaaatgtCTTACAGTTTCTTAAATGTATTGAGTGTTCTCAAAAGGTAATGTTACGGTATAATAAAACGGTGACCATTTAAACATCCCTAGTGCTAGTGATGCTATATTAATTTGTTCATGTATACATATCTGAAAATTTGTATATTATTGTAAACCACAAGCTTGTCATCTCTACTTGGTCTAAATTATACCGcttatttaaaactaaacaatTTATAGTATCTCTCATCAAATaatcttttattatatttagtagtattatatttagttttccatttaataaatatttaataagcgGTCTATTTACAAGACACCAACGTCTTGTAAGAGATTCAAAATATATTACGTACATATAACACAACAGTTCGCATTTATTTACTAACCAAGAAAGATAAGCTAACCCAAAGTAGCGTTATTTCAGATCATTCAGTTAAGAAATTGAGTGGATCGGATCAATTGGTCCAAATTGAATCCGTAGAAACTGaaaaatcaccaaagttatggctttcccgatcaatcagttgtaTGGCAGCTATACGTATTAGTTAATCGATCCTCGCCGCTACGCCTGATATACAACTGAACGCAGGATGTGCGCAAAGTTTGAATTCAATAGCTTTAAGACTGGGAGACAAGCTTGCGTAGAAATAGAAAGACAAACAGACGAATATCGACTCAGGTGATCCtgatatagaatatatatactttataaggtcgaagatgtctcctCCACTGCACACTGCACTGCCGTTTCCCAATTTTCACCCGagttataataccctctgcaagggtatgaAAACTATAATAATCATATTGTTTCGGCTGGTACAGGCCGAGCAGTCTAgctatttttttactttaatgGTAACCACAATATCTGTAGAGTCAGTTGTTCTGACCAATAGGCTAAAAAATTATCAGATAATATCTCTTGAATTCATCTCTCGTATGTATACATCTTTATTCTTCGTATGTCCGAAATTCTACATGTAAAAAAAGTACaacaaaaacattttacatatgtatgtataaacATCCATACATACATAGATCTATGCACATCAAAATCTTTCCAAATATGTAAGAAAAATTCTACGGTACTTTAAAGCATATCGGTGTACTTACAGATCTTTGATATAAGATTTCTGGGCAACGCCATTATCAAATTCGGTTTATATGAAAAGGCTTACAGCAATAAAAATGTCTTCTCAACCCACTTTGATAAATAATTCTCTATTATTCGAAGCAGGTGTGAGGCAGTCAGTGATCAGCTGTCTGGGGTTTTTTTATAATCCAGCTGAACAGTAATTTCTTGCTTCCAACCAAAAACGAATATGAAAATGAAGCGATTTCACGGAAGCTTTACATTCTTGCAAGTACGATCACGTTAAagaaaggaaataaatagcTTCCAACGCTGACAAATCTTATAGACAAAAACAAATGCACATTAAAGTTCCATTCACGACGAGGGGTGCGTAAACTATGCCCACGGTTTTTAGGGCTGAAagcaaaatgaaataaaaaatgtgaaTCCAATTTTTGATcgttaatatttaattaacaacattctaaaaaaaatttgctaTATGAAactaaattttatttttttttgaattttcaatatatgtatattttgttCGTAATTTACGAAAAAGCAAGCCTTATATTACAGTTTCTGTTTTAAGTACAGTATTATAGTATTGTACGATATATACTGAACTGGCAGTACAAAAAATACTAATATGATGGAATTGGAAATCTCACCGTCTTTTAGCTGGTCATACTATCATTAAAAAAGCATCATCATTGCCCCATTGAGACGAAAAGCGAAAAGTTTGTATTTCAAAACTAGAGGTTGACATTGCTTAGcgaattttttaaagatgTCATCGCGGTACGATCGGGCTGTTACCATTTTCTCGCCGGACGGCCACTTACTTCAGGTGGAGTACGCCCAGGAAGCCGTTCGCAAAGGCTCGACTGCGGTAAGACTTTTGAAGATTGAAAAGCCGCACAACTTACATACTAAAAACCCCGGTTACTATATAGGTTGGTGTTCGCGGTTCTAACTGTGTCGTTTTGGGTGTGGAGAAAAAATCGGTGGCAAAATTACAGGAAGATCGTACAGTGCGTAAGATTTGCATGCTCGACCACCACGTTGTAATGGCCTTTGCCGGTCTAACAGCCGACGCTCGCATTTTAATAAACCGCGCTCAAGTTGAATGCCAGAGCCATCGTTTAAATGTTGAGGACCCTGTGACCCTTGAGTACATAACTAGGTATGGATCGTGAAGCTTGTCTTCTTTCGTACCTTTTAAAATTCATCTTTGCTTTCCGACTTCTAGGTACATAGCTCAGCTAAAACAGAAATACACGCAGAGCAATGGTCGTCGTCCCTTTGGTATTTCCTGCCTTATTGGAGGCTTTGACGCGGATGGGTCTCCTCACCTGTTCCAAACGGAGCCATCTGGTATATTTTACGAGTACAAAGCAAACGCCACTGGACGTTCGGCCAAGACGGTACGCGAGTTTTTCGAGAAATCGTATTCCGCCAATGAAGTGAGCACCCAGAATGGAACTGTCAAGCTTGCTATTCGTGCCCTCCTTGAGGTGGCGCAGTCTGGCCAAAACAATTTAGAGGTAGCTATCATGGAAAACGACAAGCCTCTAAAAATGCTTGACAGCAAAGACATTGCCGAGTATGTGAAAATCATTGAAAAGGAGAAGGAGGAAGAACTtgagaagaagaagcagaaaaaGTAACCCGCAGAAAcacaatataatttttgaaactttttcTTGATTGGGACTGTAGGACAGTCTCACTTAATTTTTCCGATCCTTAGTTAATAGCTCTTTAATAGCTGTAACTTCTACGTTTTAACGGCTTCGTTTCGAAAAAGCTTCAAAAATTAGCTTCGGTCAACCGAATGTTCAATATTAATAATCATTTTATATAAATCATTCTTCGGAATGTTAAAGGGATTGAAAATAATTCTTTGTATAAAATACATGGCCACTGAAACAcacttaatttatttttaattttacacGATATTGTAGAATTGGAACTcgataaatattatttaaaggTATAAAGGGTCTTACTTGATTGCCTTTGAAGGAATATACAGTGGGTCGCAGCTTATTTCATGCAGgggaataaaaaatgtttaagtcgcTATTGCCGCTAAACGAATGaggatatttcaaaaatttaaacgcAATATTTTCGTTAGGGATATTAACATATTTAATAACTACAAAATAAGttcataaacataaaaacaaaaaagttacataccaaaaaccaaattaacAGTCATTTTCGAGGCCGCAGCTTATTTCGTGCAGCATATTTATATAccaaaaatattgaattttaagccaaactccctattttctttttttgctttttggtaTTATATAACTTTAACTATTTATATAATCTACATCTCGGGAATTGATCACTCTAAATGCAGAAGATTATGGGGAAAAACTGAAATGGCACCAGGTACAACAATAGAGCAGCTAGAACTCGTCCTGCACCACTTCAAAATGGCAAAAGTGGCGTGCCATTGATGAGATCGTATCCTTAAGTCCTAGTAGTGTACAGTATATCATCCAGCGATTTGTTCGGAAGGATAGGATAGAGGACAAGGGCCGAAATGCgccaaacaaattttttacgaACACGAGGAGCGCCGGATAGTTCTAAAAATTAAGGAGAGCCCGAAGTTATGCGCCTCAAAAATTGTGGCTGAAGTTGCCCAAGAAATGAGGAAAAAGTTCAGTGCTGATACGGTGCGCCGCGTGTTACTCGATCACAACTTTAATGGTCGTGTAGCACGGAAGAAGCCCTTAATTAGTAAGAAGAATATAGCGGCTCGGTTAAAATGTTCGAAGGAGCATCTCCTTCATCCCATTTCCTTTTGGGATGACGTTATATTCGCGGACGAATCCAAATTCAATCTGTTTGGATCGGATGGGAGACAATTTGATTGGCGGCGACCGAATACGGAGCTCGACAATAAGCCCCTAAAAGCTACCACG contains:
- the LOC6501793 gene encoding proteasome subunit alpha type-7-1: MSSRYDRAVTIFSPDGHLLQVEYAQEAVRKGSTAVGVRGSNCVVLGVEKKSVAKLQEDRTVRKICMLDHHVVMAFAGLTADARILINRAQVECQSHRLNVEDPVTLEYITRYIAQLKQKYTQSNGRRPFGISCLIGGFDADGSPHLFQTEPSGIFYEYKANATGRSAKTVREFFEKSYSANEVSTQNGTVKLAIRALLEVAQSGQNNLEVAIMENDKPLKMLDSKDIAEYVKIIEKEKEEELEKKKQKK